Proteins encoded in a region of the Triticum dicoccoides isolate Atlit2015 ecotype Zavitan chromosome 3A, WEW_v2.0, whole genome shotgun sequence genome:
- the LOC119269279 gene encoding metacaspase-4-like, with the protein MGRKLALLVGINYPGTKAELKGCHNDVDRMHKCLVDRFGFDEDNITVLLDRGSSGPQPTGANIRHALAKLVGDARRGDFLFFHYSGHGTRLPAETGQDDDTGYDECIVPSDMNLITDQDFRDLVQKVPDGCIFTIVSDSCHSGGLLDKAKEQIGNSTKQNQTQSRESEEERSHSGGGFRSFLKETVRDAFESHSRHGGEDQDEQPTGDGLTKNRSLPLSTLIEMLKEQTGKDDIEEGSIRLTLFNVFGDDASPKIKKFMKVMLDKFHEGGSGEQGGVMGMVGSLAHQFLKAKLDGTEEETFKPAIEQDMGSAEEAYAGTKSWAPNNGILISGCQTSQTSADATIPGGTSFGAMSNAIQAILASDDGKITNKDLVMKARAALSKQGYTQQPGLYCSDEHVHVAFIC; encoded by the exons CTGCCACAACGACGTTGACCGCATGCACAAGTGCCTCGTCGACCGGTTCGGCTTCGACGAGGACAACATCACCGTCCTCCTCGACCGCGGCTCCTCCGGGCCGCAGCCCACCGGCGCCAACATCCGCCACGCGCTGGCCAAGCTCGTCGGGGACGCGCGCCGTGgggacttcctcttcttccactacaGCGGCCACGGCACGCGGCTGCCGGCCGAGACCGGGCAGGACGACGACACCGGGTACGACGAGTGCATCGTGCCCAGCGACATGAATCTCATCACAG ATCAAGATTTCAGAGATCTCGTGCAGAAGGTCCCGGATGGTTGCATATTTACCATTGTCTCCGACTCATGCCACAGTGGTGGCCTACTGGACAAGGCAAAGGAACAGATAGGCAATAGCACCAAGCAGAATCAGACCCAGTCTCGTGAATCCGAAGAAGAGCGATCTCATTCTGGCGGCGGGTTCCGGTCCTTCCTCAAAGAGACCGTTCGTGACGCATTTGAGTCTCATAGCCGCCACGGAGGTGAGGACCAGGATGAGCAACCAACTGGGGATGGCCTCACTAAAAACCGTTCTCTGCCACTCTCAACACTTATTGAGATGCTCAAGGAGCAAACTGGGAAGGATGACATCGAGGAGGGCTCAATCCGGCTGACTCTGTTTAACGTCTTCGGGGACGATGCCAGCCCAAAGATCAAGAAGTTCATGAAAGTCATGCTTGATAAGTTCCATGAAGGTGGATCAGGTGAGCAGGGCGGTGTGATGGGCATGGTTGGTTCGCTAGCTCACCAGTTCCTGAAGGCTAAGCTTGACGGCACAGAGGAAGAGACTTTCAAGCCAGCGATAGAACAAGATATGGGCAGTGCTGAGGAGGCGTATGCCGGGACTAAGTCATGGGCGCCGAACAACGGCATCCTCATCAGCGGGTGCCAAACCAGCCAGACATCAGCAGATGCCACCATACCGGGGGGTACGTCCTTCGGCGCGATGAGCAATGCCATCCAGGCCATTCTCGCGAGCGATGATGGAAAGATAACAAACAAGGATCTGGTTATGAAAGCACGCGCGGCGCTGTCCAAGCAAGGATACACTCAGCAGCCTGGGCTCTACTGCAGTGATGAGCATGTTCATGTGGCTTTCATCTGCTGA